The genomic interval GGCCTCGACGCGGGCGGTGTTCAGCACCGCGCCGACGCCGGTCTGCACGGCGCAGCCGATGACGCAGGCGACGTCGAGCGGCACGCCGTCGGGGACCCGGACCGCGCCGGTGACCGGCACGACGACGCGCTCGGCGAAGGCGCCGAGGCCGACGCCGCGGTAGACGGTGACGGTGCCGCGGCGCAGCCCGGTGCTGCCGTCGAGATGCGTGTTGGTCGCGATCGCGTTCGCCCGCACGCAGCAGCCGGGCTCGCCGCGCACGCACCAGTAGCAGGTGCCGCACGGCGGCAGCGGGGTGAGCACGACGGGATCGCCGACGGCGAGCTCGCTCACGCCCGGGCCGAGCACCTCGATCGTACCGGCCGCCTCGTGGCCGAGGACGATCGGCGTCGGCGACGGAAAGACGCCGTCGACGATGCTCAGGTCGGAGTGGCAGACGCCGCAGTAGCGGACGCGCACGAGCACCTGGCCGGGGCCGGGCGGATCGATCGTGACGTCGTCGGCGATGGTGAGGGGACGGCCCGCTTCCTCGAGGAGTGCCGCGTGCATCGCGGCCGGGTAGCGCGCGCTTCCCCGCGTGGTCAAGGACGCCGGGACGGGAGGCCGGGCGTCGTCGGCCGGCGCCGCGGGCCGGGGCGTCGCAGGGACGTCCCGGCCCGCAGGCGCTCAGAAGCCGTCGAGGCCGTTGCGCTGCCCCTCGCTGAACTTGTTGAGGGGCTTCTTCCAGTAGTCCTTCACCTTGAAGTCGGAGGTGAAGAAGCGCTTCGGGACCCGGCCCATGACGAGGTTCGTCAGGTCGACCGACTCCGCGATGTTGAAGTCGACGGCGAGGCTCGCGAAGGCGCGCGCGTCGGCGAGCGACAGGCCCTTCTGGTCCT from bacterium carries:
- a CDS encoding Zn-dependent alcohol dehydrogenase, whose product is MHAALLEEAGRPLTIADDVTIDPPGPGQVLVRVRYCGVCHSDLSIVDGVFPSPTPIVLGHEAAGTIEVLGPGVSELAVGDPVVLTPLPPCGTCYWCVRGEPGCCVRANAIATNTHLDGSTGLRRGTVTVYRGVGLGAFAERVVVPVTGAVRVPDGVPLDVACVIGCAVQTGVGAVLNTARVEAGATVLVMGLGGIGLSIVQGARVAGAARIVASDPLPARRKAAARLGATDLVDPAADDVVSRCQALTGIGVDYAFDAVGRAALIQAGLAATRNGGTTVAVGAAPIDEAITIMPAALFTLQEKKLLGCALGSCHAVRDIPRLLALYQAGHLDLGALVTARRPLAEIDAALADLRSGRGIRTVLAC